The Candidatus Thiodiazotropha endoloripes genome has a window encoding:
- the atpG gene encoding F0F1 ATP synthase subunit gamma: protein MAGAKEIRTQIGSIKNTSKITKAMEMVAASKMRKAQNRMAATRPYAEKMRNVIGHLFHAHPEYKHTFMIEREAKRVGYIIVSSDRGLCGGLNNNLFRKLVKELKEHRDAGTEVDFCTIGNKALGFFGRFGGNIVSQATHLGDMPHIEDLIGTVKVMLDAYAEGKIDRIYIAYNNFVNTMTQSPTFEQLVPIPSTMEEDLKHHWDYIYEPDSKEVLDNLLGRYVESLVYQAVVENGACEQSARMVAMKSASDNAKNLIDELQLIYNKARQAAITQEISEIVGGAAAV, encoded by the coding sequence ATGGCGGGTGCAAAAGAGATCCGGACACAGATCGGCAGTATCAAGAATACGAGCAAGATCACCAAGGCTATGGAGATGGTGGCCGCTTCCAAGATGCGTAAGGCGCAGAACCGCATGGCGGCGACACGCCCCTACGCGGAAAAAATGCGTAATGTTATCGGTCACCTTTTTCATGCTCATCCGGAATACAAGCACACGTTCATGATTGAGCGTGAAGCGAAACGGGTTGGCTACATCATCGTCTCTTCAGACCGGGGTCTGTGCGGCGGTCTGAACAACAACCTGTTCCGCAAGCTAGTGAAAGAGTTGAAGGAACACCGGGATGCCGGCACCGAGGTCGATTTTTGTACCATCGGGAATAAGGCATTGGGTTTCTTCGGGCGCTTCGGTGGCAACATTGTCAGTCAGGCAACACACCTGGGTGACATGCCGCACATCGAGGATCTGATCGGTACCGTGAAGGTCATGCTGGATGCTTATGCGGAAGGTAAGATCGACCGTATCTACATCGCCTACAACAACTTCGTCAACACCATGACGCAGAGTCCCACCTTTGAACAGTTGGTACCCATTCCATCCACGATGGAAGAGGATCTGAAACATCACTGGGACTATATCTACGAGCCTGATTCGAAGGAAGTGCTCGACAACCTACTGGGTAGATATGTCGAGTCTCTGGTTTATCAGGCGGTGGTTGAGAATGGCGCCTGTGAGCAGTCGGCACGAATGGTTGCGATGAAATCCGCATCCGACAATGCGAAGAACCTGATTGACGAATTGCAGCTGATCTACAACAAGGCCCGTCAGGCAGCGATTACCCAGGAGATCTCCGAGATCGTGGGTGGTGCAGCAGCCGTTTGA
- the atpD gene encoding F0F1 ATP synthase subunit beta — translation MSSGKVVEIIGAVVDVEFPRGEMPKVYEALKIDEANLTLEVQQQLGDGVARAIAMGSTDGLKRGVAVEATGAPISIPVGQGTLGRIMDVLGNPVDEAGEVKADKLMPIHREAPKLEDQAATTEILETGIKVIDLIMPIAKGGKIGLFGGAGVGKTVTLMELIRNIAVEHSGFSVFAGVGERTREGNDFYHEMEEGGVLDKVALVYGQMNEPPGNRLRVALTGLTIAENFRDEGRDVLMFVDNIYRYTLAGTEVSALLGRMPSAVGYQPTLAEEMGALQERITSTKTGSITSFQAVYVPADDLTDPSPATTFAHLDATLVLSRQIAELGIYPAVDPLDSTSRILDPNVVGQEHYSVARNVQGTLQRYKELKDIIAILGMDELSEEDKLVVQRARKIQRFLSQPFFVAEVFTGSPGKYVSLKDTVAGFKAIVEGEYDHLPEQAFYMVGGIDEAAEQGGKG, via the coding sequence ATGAGTTCGGGCAAAGTAGTTGAAATCATCGGCGCTGTGGTGGACGTGGAATTTCCCCGTGGCGAGATGCCTAAGGTCTACGAGGCACTGAAGATCGACGAGGCGAACCTCACCCTGGAAGTACAGCAGCAACTGGGTGACGGTGTGGCAAGAGCCATCGCCATGGGTTCGACCGACGGACTTAAACGCGGTGTCGCGGTAGAGGCCACCGGTGCGCCGATCAGTATTCCTGTAGGTCAGGGCACGCTAGGTCGCATCATGGACGTACTGGGTAATCCTGTTGACGAGGCTGGTGAAGTCAAGGCTGATAAGCTGATGCCGATCCATCGTGAGGCCCCCAAGCTGGAAGATCAGGCGGCTACCACAGAGATTCTCGAAACCGGTATCAAGGTTATCGATCTGATCATGCCCATCGCCAAGGGTGGTAAGATCGGCCTGTTCGGCGGCGCCGGCGTAGGCAAGACCGTAACCCTGATGGAGCTGATTCGTAACATCGCGGTTGAGCACTCCGGCTTCTCGGTATTTGCCGGTGTTGGTGAGCGTACCCGTGAAGGTAACGACTTCTACCACGAGATGGAAGAGGGTGGCGTACTCGATAAAGTGGCCCTGGTTTACGGTCAGATGAACGAGCCCCCGGGCAACCGTCTGCGTGTGGCACTGACCGGTCTGACCATCGCCGAGAACTTCCGTGACGAAGGTCGTGACGTGTTGATGTTCGTTGACAACATCTATCGTTACACCCTGGCGGGAACCGAGGTATCCGCGCTGCTGGGTCGTATGCCTTCAGCGGTAGGTTACCAGCCGACCCTGGCTGAGGAGATGGGTGCTCTGCAGGAGCGTATCACCTCCACCAAGACCGGCTCGATCACCTCATTCCAGGCGGTATACGTACCGGCGGATGACTTGACCGACCCCTCACCGGCCACCACCTTCGCCCATCTGGACGCGACTCTGGTACTCTCCCGTCAGATCGCCGAGCTGGGTATCTATCCGGCGGTTGATCCCCTCGATTCCACCTCCCGTATTCTTGATCCCAACGTGGTTGGTCAGGAGCACTACAGTGTGGCGCGGAATGTTCAGGGAACCCTGCAGCGCTATAAAGAGCTGAAGGATATCATCGCGATTCTGGGTATGGACGAACTCTCCGAAGAGGATAAGCTGGTTGTACAACGTGCTCGTAAGATCCAGCGTTTTCTCTCTCAGCCCTTCTTCGTCGCTGAAGTATTTACCGGCTCCCCAGGTAAATACGTCTCTCTGAAGGACACCGTTGCCGGTTTCAAGGCAATTGTTGAAGGTGAGTACGATCATCTGCCAGAGCAAGCCTTCTATATGGTGGGCGGCATCGATGAGGCAGCTGAGCAAGGCGGCAAGGGCTAA
- a CDS encoding F0F1 ATP synthase subunit epsilon, whose product MAMTIHVDIVSAEGEIFSGVAEMVYAPAVMGEVGIAPRHTPLVTQLKPGEVRVDTGSGKDMQHFYVSGGILEIQPHVVTVLADTAIRAADLDEAAAQEAKRRAEEAMADRSAEFEYAKAQSELAEAVAQLRAIERIRKGKRG is encoded by the coding sequence ATGGCCATGACCATTCATGTGGACATCGTCAGTGCGGAAGGCGAGATCTTCAGTGGTGTAGCTGAAATGGTCTATGCTCCGGCTGTCATGGGTGAGGTGGGTATTGCGCCCCGTCATACCCCCCTGGTTACTCAGCTGAAGCCGGGTGAAGTCCGGGTCGATACCGGCAGCGGCAAGGATATGCAGCACTTCTATGTCTCAGGTGGCATTCTGGAAATTCAGCCTCATGTGGTGACTGTGCTTGCAGATACTGCGATTCGTGCAGCCGATCTTGATGAAGCTGCAGCTCAGGAAGCCAAGCGACGTGCCGAAGAGGCAATGGCTGATCGCAGTGCAGAGTTTGAATATGCAAAAGCCCAGTCGGAACTTGCCGAGGCAGTAGCCCAGTTACGCGCGATAGAACGCATTCGCAAAGGCAAGCGCGGTTAA
- a CDS encoding FKBP-type peptidyl-prolyl cis-trans isomerase translates to MSKETIKSGKFVSLAYTIQDMDGNVLEQSDLPVSYIHGGETELIGGMDQAVLGKAQGEEVTMTISPENGFGDYDPNLIITDEIENVPAELRQLGAEVQMQNDAGDVKSFYVTKIEAGLLTVDGNHPLAGKSLQVKVKILQVRDATQEDVLQVGMPGQSQTIN, encoded by the coding sequence ATGTCAAAAGAGACGATCAAGTCGGGTAAATTTGTATCGCTTGCCTACACGATCCAGGATATGGATGGCAATGTGCTCGAGCAGAGTGACCTACCGGTCAGCTATATCCATGGTGGAGAGACCGAGCTGATTGGCGGAATGGACCAGGCTGTACTCGGCAAGGCTCAGGGTGAAGAGGTGACCATGACCATTTCACCGGAAAACGGTTTTGGTGATTACGATCCCAATTTGATCATTACCGATGAAATTGAAAATGTACCTGCCGAACTTCGCCAACTTGGTGCCGAGGTTCAGATGCAGAATGATGCCGGTGATGTTAAAAGTTTCTATGTGACTAAAATTGAAGCTGGTTTGCTGACGGTTGATGGTAATCATCCTCTGGCTGGAAAGTCGCTACAGGTGAAAGTTAAGATTCTGCAAGTCAGGGATGCCACCCAGGAAGATGTGTTGCAAGTTGGCATGCCGGGCCAGTCACAAACCATCAACTAA
- the glmU gene encoding bifunctional UDP-N-acetylglucosamine diphosphorylase/glucosamine-1-phosphate N-acetyltransferase GlmU, giving the protein MHLGALILAAGEGTRMRSKLPKVLHSLAGKPLLSHVIETSRTINPDEISVIYGHGGEAVKNHLAADDLNWIEQKERLGTGHAVIQALPHLQQVDQVLILYGDVPLISGPTLVSLLSCLHSSDLALLTVDLQDPTGYGRIVRDRDDRITRIVEQKDASARELEISEINTGIMAVNRDKLETWLSRVDNNNAQNEYYLTDIIALAVADGVNIQAVHPHNEEEVMGVNDRKQLAYLERFYHRNRADELMQSGVTLADPGRIDIRGELKTGQDVFIDCNVITEGSVSLADGVSIGPNVVLKNCAIGVDTEILANSVLEDCEVGSGCRIGPFARLRPETQLADQVHVGNFVEIKKSQVADGSKINHLSYIGDSEVGSKVNIGAGTITCNYDGANKFRTVIGDRAFIGSDTQLIAPVTVGEGATIGAGSTITKDTPAEQLTLSRAMQFSIDNWVRPVKKAKD; this is encoded by the coding sequence ATGCATCTTGGTGCACTGATTCTAGCTGCCGGGGAAGGGACGCGAATGCGCTCCAAGCTTCCGAAAGTGCTGCACTCATTGGCTGGAAAGCCACTACTTTCCCATGTAATCGAGACCTCGCGAACAATCAATCCGGATGAAATCTCGGTGATCTATGGTCATGGGGGAGAAGCGGTTAAAAACCATCTGGCGGCGGACGATCTGAACTGGATCGAACAGAAGGAGAGGCTTGGTACCGGCCATGCCGTGATTCAGGCCCTGCCCCATCTTCAGCAGGTGGATCAGGTGTTGATTCTTTATGGAGATGTACCCCTGATCAGTGGACCCACGCTGGTGAGTCTCTTGAGTTGTCTGCATAGCAGTGACCTGGCACTGCTGACGGTGGATCTGCAAGACCCCACAGGTTATGGCCGGATCGTAAGAGACCGTGACGATCGTATTACCCGGATTGTTGAGCAGAAAGACGCTTCTGCACGGGAGCTTGAGATCAGTGAAATCAACACGGGCATCATGGCGGTGAACCGGGACAAACTGGAGACCTGGTTGTCACGGGTCGACAATAACAATGCACAAAATGAGTACTATCTGACCGATATCATCGCTCTGGCTGTTGCTGACGGGGTAAACATCCAGGCAGTACATCCTCACAACGAAGAAGAGGTAATGGGTGTCAACGACCGCAAGCAGCTCGCCTATCTTGAACGCTTTTATCACAGGAACCGGGCCGATGAGTTGATGCAGTCGGGTGTTACCCTGGCCGATCCCGGCAGAATTGATATCCGTGGTGAATTGAAGACGGGACAGGATGTATTCATCGACTGTAACGTCATTACCGAGGGTAGCGTCAGTCTGGCAGACGGGGTCTCTATCGGGCCTAACGTTGTGCTGAAAAACTGTGCCATTGGAGTAGATACGGAGATTCTCGCAAACAGTGTGCTGGAGGATTGTGAAGTCGGTAGTGGCTGTCGGATTGGTCCTTTTGCCCGCTTGAGACCGGAAACTCAGCTTGCCGATCAGGTTCATGTCGGTAATTTTGTTGAAATCAAAAAGAGCCAGGTTGCAGATGGTAGTAAAATCAACCATCTCAGTTATATTGGCGATTCTGAGGTTGGTAGCAAGGTCAATATTGGTGCGGGTACGATCACCTGTAATTATGATGGTGCGAACAAGTTTCGCACGGTGATCGGCGATCGGGCCTTTATCGGTTCCGATACCCAGCTGATTGCGCCGGTAACCGTTGGAGAGGGTGCAACCATTGGAGCAGGTTCAACGATTACCAAGGACACCCCGGCGGAACAACTGACCCTGAGTCGTGCCATGCAGTTCAGCATCGATAATTGGGTACGACCAGTCAAAAAAGCGAAAGATTAA
- the glmS gene encoding glutamine--fructose-6-phosphate transaminase (isomerizing): protein MCGIVGGIAHRDVVPVLMEGLKRLEYRGYDSAGVAVLDENQHLQRIRSVGKVSSLKGLIDQADLSSKLGIAHTRWATHGMPSERNAHPHMSGEQVAIVHNGIIENYADLREELTDKGFVFTSETDTEVIAHLLADIMKSQTDIVEAVRLASNKLIGAYALAVVSPEDPDQMVVIRAGSPLVIGLGDDENFIASDVFALLPVTQQFIFLEEGDLAHITREKVAIADLHGQPVEREVRTSQVSAAKAEKGPYRHYMLKEIFEQPAVIAETLEGRIHKGRLLEESFGHEAKTLLDKTRNVHIVACGTSFHAGLVARYWLEEIGIHCSVEVASEFRYREVVVPDDTLFVTISQSGETADTLAALRGSESKGYLGSMVICNVPESSLVRESNVALMTRAGPEIGVASTKAFTTQLVALRLFTLALAKRRGMSDEREQELVNELHALPRQVEVILKLNDEIKSMANAFAERHHALFLGRGCFYPIAMEGALKLKEISYIHAEAYPAGELKHGPLALVDAEMPVICALPDDPLLEKVISNLQEVRARGGELFLFSDHSVKIGLDHYQNLTLSDIYPSTSPIVYSIPLQLLAYHVAILKGTDVDQPRNLAKSVTVE from the coding sequence ATGTGTGGCATTGTAGGCGGTATCGCACACAGGGATGTTGTACCGGTCCTCATGGAAGGGCTGAAGCGCTTGGAATATCGCGGCTATGATTCAGCAGGTGTGGCGGTGCTCGATGAGAATCAGCATCTGCAACGGATCCGCTCGGTTGGCAAGGTTTCCAGTCTGAAAGGTTTGATCGATCAGGCTGATTTGAGCAGCAAACTGGGCATAGCCCATACCCGCTGGGCCACCCACGGTATGCCATCTGAGCGTAATGCTCATCCACATATGAGTGGTGAGCAGGTTGCCATAGTGCACAATGGCATTATTGAAAACTACGCCGACCTCCGAGAAGAGCTTACCGATAAAGGCTTTGTTTTCACCTCAGAAACGGACACGGAAGTAATCGCACATCTGCTGGCCGATATCATGAAAAGTCAGACAGATATTGTCGAGGCGGTACGTCTGGCTTCAAACAAACTGATTGGTGCCTATGCCCTGGCTGTGGTCAGCCCTGAAGATCCGGACCAGATGGTGGTGATCCGTGCCGGTAGCCCTTTGGTAATTGGTTTGGGTGATGATGAGAACTTCATTGCTTCCGATGTGTTTGCCCTGCTACCTGTTACCCAGCAGTTCATCTTTCTGGAAGAGGGCGATTTGGCCCATATCACCCGCGAAAAAGTGGCGATTGCCGATCTCCATGGTCAACCGGTTGAGCGCGAAGTCCGTACCTCACAGGTTTCCGCCGCGAAAGCTGAAAAAGGTCCCTATCGCCACTACATGCTGAAGGAGATTTTTGAGCAACCAGCTGTCATAGCCGAGACGCTCGAGGGGCGGATTCACAAGGGTCGTCTGCTGGAAGAGTCATTCGGGCATGAAGCGAAAACATTACTCGATAAAACCCGCAACGTTCATATCGTAGCCTGCGGAACCAGCTTTCATGCCGGCCTGGTTGCCAGATACTGGCTTGAAGAGATCGGTATTCACTGTAGTGTCGAAGTGGCGAGTGAATTTCGCTACCGGGAGGTTGTTGTTCCGGACGACACCCTGTTTGTCACCATCTCCCAGTCCGGTGAAACGGCAGATACTCTGGCGGCCTTGAGAGGATCGGAGTCGAAAGGTTATCTGGGTAGTATGGTGATCTGTAACGTACCGGAAAGCTCACTAGTGCGTGAATCAAATGTTGCCCTGATGACCCGTGCCGGGCCGGAGATCGGGGTGGCCTCGACCAAGGCCTTTACCACCCAGCTGGTTGCCTTGAGGTTGTTCACCCTGGCCTTGGCCAAACGTCGTGGTATGTCAGATGAGAGAGAACAGGAACTGGTCAACGAACTGCATGCCCTACCCCGTCAGGTAGAAGTGATTCTTAAACTGAACGACGAGATCAAGTCGATGGCGAATGCCTTTGCGGAACGCCATCATGCCCTGTTTCTTGGCCGGGGCTGTTTCTATCCGATTGCGATGGAAGGTGCGCTGAAGCTTAAGGAGATCTCCTATATTCACGCCGAAGCCTACCCGGCCGGTGAACTGAAACATGGTCCGCTTGCGCTGGTTGATGCAGAAATGCCGGTGATCTGTGCCCTGCCGGATGACCCGTTACTGGAGAAGGTCATCTCCAACTTACAGGAGGTTCGCGCCCGTGGCGGTGAGCTATTTCTCTTCAGTGATCACAGTGTGAAGATCGGGCTGGATCATTATCAAAATCTGACGCTTTCTGATATCTATCCATCCACATCACCCATTGTCTACAGTATTCCACTGCAACTGCTTGCCTATCATGTTGCGATTTTGAAAGGTACGGATGTGGATCAGCCCAGGAATCTGGCCAAATCGGTAACCGTAGAATGA
- a CDS encoding glycosyltransferase family 4 protein — translation MPNKKRVLITISSITGGGAEHVVEHLCELLGEKYEVICGYYKECGDRGEALKEKGIKVVKIKNAERKNRNYLNFLDLRKFVKEHNIDLIHAHDIHSMMNASQVKLLMPSVKVVYTFHFGNYPNIDKKIYYFEKLFTKFIDVLIAVGTKQANAIRDTYKYPADRLQVIYNGVHALDSQPAKVEQQDPDRPILFGSLSTLIEQKGIPVLIDAVEILEKRHPGRSKFIIAGDGYMMDELLQLCEQKNLSEIIEFTGWVRDANVNLLPKFDVFVQSSKWEAMSMVILEAMSAGKPIVATEVGENGVVIEHDSCGLIVPPNQAEMLADAMERLLLDGELRRTFGENAKQRFADNFTVQQMADNYEKLYNSMMES, via the coding sequence ATGCCCAACAAAAAGAGAGTTCTGATAACAATATCCTCGATTACAGGTGGTGGTGCTGAGCACGTCGTAGAACATTTGTGCGAGCTGCTGGGGGAAAAATATGAGGTCATTTGTGGTTATTACAAGGAGTGTGGCGATCGCGGTGAAGCGTTGAAGGAGAAAGGCATCAAGGTTGTTAAAATCAAAAATGCCGAGCGAAAAAATCGAAACTATCTCAATTTCCTCGATCTGAGAAAGTTTGTGAAGGAGCACAATATTGACCTGATTCATGCCCATGATATCCACTCGATGATGAATGCATCACAGGTCAAGTTACTGATGCCGAGTGTCAAAGTTGTCTATACATTTCATTTCGGCAACTACCCCAATATCGACAAGAAGATTTACTATTTTGAGAAACTGTTTACCAAGTTCATTGATGTCCTGATCGCTGTTGGAACCAAACAGGCAAACGCAATAAGAGATACCTATAAATATCCGGCAGATCGATTACAGGTAATCTACAACGGTGTACATGCATTGGATTCTCAACCTGCAAAGGTTGAACAACAAGACCCGGATCGCCCCATCCTGTTCGGTTCACTGAGTACGCTGATTGAACAGAAAGGCATACCTGTACTGATCGATGCTGTTGAAATATTGGAGAAGAGGCACCCCGGTCGATCCAAGTTCATCATTGCCGGTGATGGCTACATGATGGATGAATTGCTCCAGCTGTGTGAGCAGAAAAATCTTTCTGAGATCATTGAGTTTACCGGTTGGGTAAGGGATGCCAATGTCAATCTGCTACCCAAGTTTGATGTCTTTGTACAAAGCTCAAAATGGGAAGCCATGTCGATGGTGATTCTTGAAGCCATGTCTGCTGGAAAGCCGATTGTCGCTACGGAAGTTGGTGAAAACGGTGTTGTGATCGAGCACGATTCCTGTGGCTTGATCGTACCTCCCAATCAAGCAGAGATGCTCGCTGATGCCATGGAGAGATTGCTGTTGGATGGTGAATTGAGACGCACATTTGGTGAAAATGCAAAACAGCGGTTTGCTGATAACTTTACCGTTCAGCAGATGGCAGACAACTATGAAAAGTTATACAACTCAATGATGGAGTCGTAA
- a CDS encoding O-antigen ligase family protein — MLLYIFLFLIAADYAGLGTFVPAFKALPFTLVISTLLFLYLISKNKISELFQYKTVIYTFIFVLLTAFAGIHGLIKNYAIEPLKVQIGYFIFMFICIYLVTNLKQFRLFTLVFTLVHAALVVLNLDKVGGERVGFYIGGFFLGDGNDFGWSQNVAFPLAIHLAFTTKNTLFKYGYVALALIILIGIVGTQSRGASLALAAGMLYYLSFISNKRVAGFILIGIIGIGVIAFSPTSYFSRMGTIVDYQEDSSAMGRLKAWRTATEMAIDNPILGVGAGSFNSAYGRFYKKPDDPARWISTHSVYFKVLAEYGFPGIIIYILSILHNLKINRETQKLIAENQQRLEITPFWPQALNWATISWAVCAMFLTGYVYPHLFLLMGLTIAVHRIVVKELENSAEPTEEESAPARPRYF; from the coding sequence ATGCTGTTATACATATTTCTTTTCCTCATTGCAGCAGACTATGCTGGTCTAGGTACCTTCGTACCTGCCTTTAAAGCACTTCCGTTTACACTGGTCATTTCGACCCTTTTGTTTCTCTATCTGATATCTAAAAACAAGATTTCAGAACTGTTTCAATATAAGACGGTCATCTACACCTTCATCTTTGTCCTGTTAACAGCATTTGCCGGTATCCACGGCTTGATAAAGAACTATGCCATTGAACCGCTGAAGGTACAGATCGGCTATTTTATTTTCATGTTCATCTGTATCTATCTGGTGACCAACCTCAAGCAGTTCAGGTTGTTCACTCTGGTATTCACTCTCGTTCACGCGGCACTGGTCGTATTGAATCTTGACAAAGTCGGAGGCGAACGGGTCGGCTTCTACATCGGTGGTTTCTTTCTCGGTGACGGCAATGATTTCGGCTGGTCTCAGAATGTTGCCTTTCCACTGGCCATTCACCTCGCCTTCACGACCAAGAACACCCTATTCAAATATGGCTATGTCGCACTCGCTTTAATCATTCTGATCGGAATCGTCGGCACCCAGTCAAGAGGGGCTTCACTTGCGCTCGCAGCGGGAATGCTCTACTACCTCAGTTTCATATCAAATAAAAGGGTCGCCGGGTTTATTCTCATCGGCATCATAGGCATTGGGGTTATCGCATTTTCCCCGACAAGTTATTTCTCAAGGATGGGGACCATTGTCGACTATCAGGAGGACTCTTCTGCAATGGGACGTCTCAAGGCCTGGCGTACGGCCACAGAGATGGCGATCGACAATCCTATACTGGGAGTCGGCGCAGGCAGTTTCAATTCAGCCTACGGTCGGTTTTATAAAAAGCCGGATGATCCGGCGAGATGGATCTCAACCCACAGTGTCTATTTCAAGGTACTGGCAGAGTATGGCTTTCCCGGAATCATCATATACATACTGAGTATCCTGCATAATCTGAAGATCAATCGGGAAACCCAAAAACTGATCGCAGAGAATCAGCAGCGGCTCGAAATAACACCTTTTTGGCCGCAGGCCCTCAACTGGGCGACCATCTCCTGGGCTGTCTGCGCCATGTTCCTTACCGGATATGTTTACCCACATCTGTTTCTGCTGATGGGACTCACGATTGCTGTGCATCGAATCGTAGTGAAAGAGTTGGAAAACAGTGCTGAGCCCACCGAAGAGGAGTCGGCACCGGCCCGACCACGATATTTCTAA
- a CDS encoding PEP-CTERM sorting domain-containing protein, with translation MKFGIPHLIATGLASLLYLGSAQAIPLYYSFEGTVAAYPISDQSGFLGDVGLGAGDSVSFTFMIDKDRQGTRTGPNGEIVEDQDRIFPGMQNAPGALENYILHDSFHVELVESSVFDLVQGLYPGRGSDDPWSGSGYSNSAYRNGLLDEGFGEVSLFGSSDSLGSSGLYIYSDMSKWEIGTTLSADNVTRLNGHQPGDRSSSFRSELLLTAVSSVNPAAASDSSLVSGISGGPGTEGGLPRVSVPEPSTFLLMGLGLLGIGARRYLKSA, from the coding sequence ATGAAATTTGGAATTCCACACCTCATTGCCACGGGCCTAGCATCACTGCTCTATCTCGGATCGGCACAGGCGATTCCTCTCTATTACTCTTTTGAAGGCACTGTAGCCGCTTATCCAATTTCCGATCAGTCGGGTTTCTTAGGGGATGTAGGCCTGGGTGCAGGTGACAGTGTGTCATTCACTTTCATGATCGACAAAGACCGGCAGGGTACCCGTACCGGGCCGAATGGTGAGATCGTTGAAGATCAGGACAGGATTTTTCCCGGCATGCAGAACGCTCCTGGCGCACTCGAGAATTACATCCTCCACGATAGCTTTCATGTCGAACTGGTAGAGTCATCCGTGTTTGACCTGGTGCAGGGCCTCTATCCGGGCCGGGGTAGTGACGATCCATGGAGCGGTAGTGGCTATTCAAACTCAGCCTATCGGAATGGTCTGTTGGACGAGGGTTTTGGTGAAGTCTCCCTGTTCGGCAGCTCTGACTCTCTCGGCTCCAGCGGCCTCTATATCTACAGTGACATGTCGAAATGGGAAATTGGTACCACCCTGTCAGCGGACAATGTGACGAGATTAAACGGGCATCAGCCAGGCGACCGGTCCTCCTCGTTCAGATCTGAATTGTTATTGACCGCAGTTTCATCGGTTAACCCGGCTGCTGCTTCGGATTCATCTCTGGTTTCAGGTATCTCAGGAGGGCCTGGTACAGAAGGAGGTCTGCCCCGTGTTTCAGTGCCTGAGCCTTCGACATTCCTGTTGATGGGGCTGGGTCTGCTGGGTATCGGTGCGAGACGCTATCTCAAGTCAGCTTGA